In the genome of Zobellia nedashkovskayae, the window GATTTTGGGGTGCGTTTTGGTTATTACATCGGTATTACGATAGCCCTCAAGATACAGGAGCCAATGGTAAACGAAGGACCGAGATAGACTGGGAATTTGTGCGCGGACCTGGAGGAGAATTTCTAGGTGGTCCTTATGATACAGATCGCATACCTGTGGCGTACCATTATGACGATGGCCAGTGGTCTATATCGGGTGGTGGATTTAAAGGACCCAACGGCTCTCCTGGTCTATCTGTACAGTGTGATGGTACTGAGATAACCAATGTAGTAGGTCTTGGACCGGTCAAACAACCCAGTGGCGAAGATTTAGCAGGTAATTGGCACCGATATGGTGTTTGGAAGACAGATAATTTTGTGAAGTGGTATTTGGATGGAGAATTAGTTGCTAGTGTATGTGATCCTGCTATTGTTAGTCAAATAGAGATGTATCCGATTATAAACATTGCTATTGGCGGTAATTTTCCTGGTCCACCAAATCCGGAAGACTATCCTACCTCCATGCTAGTAGATTACATATCATTGTGGGAACCACCGGTTAAGTAATACTAAACTCTTCCTAACTATATAAAGTTTCGGTTATTTTAATAATTCATTTTGCCCCAATACGGGTATAAGCAAAACCTATGGGATATGTAACACAAGTTACTATGGACTAGAGGACTAATGGGTAGTTTTGCTTAACGAATTTAAAACATAACGATTATGGAAACCTTAGAATTAAAGTTAGGATTAAGTCAAGATTATAGAATGGATGTTTCAGGGAAATTGAACTTTCTTTTAGCAGATTTTCAAATTTATTATATGAACCTAAGAGGTTTGCATTGGAATGCTAAAGGGCGAAGATTTTTTATGTTACATGAAAAGTTTGAAGAACTTTATAATGAGACTAATGATGTGGTTGATGAAATAGCAGAGCGAATTCTGTCAATAGGCGAAAAACCATTACATACTTTTGATGATTATTTGCAAAGCAAAACTATTAGAGTCACTAAGAATATTTCTGATGGGGACCTTGCTGTCAATTCAATATTAGATAACCTAAATGAACTATTAATTCAAGAACGGAATATTTTAGAAATTGCTTCGGAAAATAACGATGAAGGCACAGCTTCTTTAATGAGTGATTTAATTGCAGGTCAAGAAAAATTAATCTGGATGCTAACTGCTTATCTAAGTTAAATCTCTAATTTAAACAGTATAAAAAAAAGCAAAAATCTAGCTAGATTTTTGCTTTTTTTTATTTCAAATTTTTCATGGAAATCAAAATTCTGTGAATAGTAAAAGGATATTTTATGTTTACTGCTTGAAATAGCTTTTTGGATAAAATATGAGGAAGGGAGGGCAGATTTTAATGCTTTTATCTGTATTACGAAACCCCGTTATTTTTAGGTTTAATACAGACGCACAAGATTTTAAGTTGAAAAATTACCATTTTTTACGAATTCCATATTTAAAGGCATGAATTTTTAGTATCATAATTCTCCTTTTTGCATAGGGTCATATATCTTAGTGTATCCTTTTTTTCTGATTAGGGTTTCTTATTCTAAGAGTATTCTGTTTAGTTGTGTTTTTGGCTATGGGGAGTGCGGTAGAAAATAGAGGTTCTACGGTAATAGACAAGTGTAAATAAAAAATGATTCAATAATGTGGTACGTAAAAAATGCATTGACGCGAAAGAATTTAATGGCATTAACAGGTCTGTTCCTTTCCTTTTTTCTTATCATTCATTTATTGGGTAATCTTCAACTTTTATTGCCAGCAGCAGAAGCCAAACTACAGTATAACTGGTATAGTCATTTGTTGGCTGGTAATATGGTAATAAAAGTGATATCCATAGTTCTTTACGCATGCATTTTATTGCATACCATAGATGCCATTTATATGAGTCTAAAAAGTAAAAAAGCCAATGGCCCGGGCTACGCAAAAGACAAACGGGGAAGGGCAAGCAAATGGTACGCTCGTAACATGATGTTTTTGGGAAGTATTGTTTTTCTCTTTTTGGTGATACATTTCAAAGACTTTTGGTACCACTATAAGTTTGGAGAATTGCCTCTGGATGAAAATGGAAACAAAGATTTATATACCCTGGTCATTGCTGCATTTGACCAATTGTGGTACGTTATTTTGTATGTTGTAGCCATAATAGCCTTGGGGTATCATTTGTTGCATGGGGTCTTTAGTGCACATAGAACACTGGGCCTTTATCATCCTTTATACTCTAAAATAGTAAAGTTTTTAGGAATGGCATATGCCGTTATTATGACTGTTGGCTATGTTATAATACCTGTTTTTATTTATCTAAACCGTTAAGCAGATGGAAAATTCTTTGAACACAAAAATACCGGAAGGACCACTTAGTGAAAAGTGGAATACGTATAAAAAGAAAGCTAAATTGGTAAGTCCCAATAACCGTAAAAAGCTGGAAGTTATTGTGGTAGGAACAGGTTTGGCAGGGGCTTCTGCCGCAGCTTCACTTGCGGAGATGGGCTATAATGTAAAGAGTTTTTGCTTTCAGGACTCTCCTAGAAGGGCCCATTCTGTGGCTGCACAGGGAGGTGTAAACGCAGCAAAGAATTATAAAAATGATGGGGATAGCGTGTACAGGATGTTTTATGATACCCTAAAGGGAGGTGATTTTCGCTCTCGGGAAGCAAACACGTATCGTCTTGCAGAATGTTCGGCTAATTTAATAGATCAAGCAACTGCCCAAGGTGTCCCTTTTGCAAGGGAATATAGTGGGTATCTTAGAAATCGTTCGTTTGGCGGTGTTCAGGTATCCAGAACCTTTTATGCAAGGGGCCAGACGGGGCAACAGTTATTATTAGGTTCTTATCAAGCTCTAATGCGGCAGGTTAATACCGGAAAAGTCAGCTTATACGCAAGACACGAAATGTTAGACCTTGTGCTTATTGAAGGTAAGGCCAAGGGGATTATCGCTAGAAATTTAGACACCGGAAATGTGGAGCGCCATGGAGCGCATGCCGTAGTACTCGCTACTGGAGGTTTTGGTAAAATCTATTATCTATCTACTTTGGCAATGGGCTGTAATGTCTCTGCCATCTGGCGGGCGCATAAAAAGGGAGCGTTTATGGCCAATCCCAGCTGGACACAAATTCACCCTACCTGTTTACCACAAAGCGGGGAATACCAGTCTAAACTCACTTTAATGTCGGAATCATTACGAAACGATGGCAGGATATGGGTGCCGAAGGATAAAAACGAAACCCGAAAAGCCAACGATATTCCGGAAGACGAACGCGATTATTATTTGGAACGGAAATATCCTGCTTTTGGAAATCTAGCCCCCAGGGATATCGCTTCCAGATCGGCTAAAGAACAAATAGACGAAGGAAAGGGTGTTGGGGAACTGAAAAACGCCGTTTACCTAGATTTTTCAAGGGCACTACAAGAATATGGAAAGGATGTTATTGTGGAACGCTACGGGAATTTGTTTTCGATGTACAAGAAAATAACCGACATAGATGCCTATTTGGAACCGATGAAAATTTCTCCCGCAGCCCATTTCTCTATGGGAGGGCTTTGGGTAGACTATGAGCTAATGACAACCATACCAGGACTTTTTGCCATTGGTGAGGCTAATTTTTCAGATCATGGCGCAAACAGATTGGGCGCTAATTCACTATTGCAAGCATGTGTAGATGGGTATTTTGTTTTGCCTTATACACTTCAGAATTTTCTTGCAGACGAAATTAAGAATCCCAAAACAGATATTAATCATCCTGAATTTGACAAGGCAGAAGAGGCCGTTAAAAAGCAGATGGAAGGGTTTCTTGCTACCAAGGGTAACAAAACTGCAGAAGAATTCCATAAGGTATTGGGAAGCGAACTTTATGATAAATGCGGTTTATCACGTTCTAAAGAAGGTCTTGAAAAAGCTATTGAAAGCATCAGACAATTACGAAAAGAATTTAAGGAGAATCTTATTGTACCCGGTGATGCTTCGGAAGTAAACAGTGAACTTGAAAAAGCCGGTAGGGTAGCGGATTATATGGAAATTGCGGAACTGATGTGCGTTGATGCACTGCAAAGAGAAGAATCTTGTGGTGCCCATTTCAGAATAGAATATCAAACCGAGGAAGGAGAAGCTAAAAGAGACGATGCTCATTTCTGCTATTCTTCTGCCTGGGAATGGCATAAGGACCCATCTACACCAATATTAAATAAAGAGAATTTGACCTTTGAAACTGTAACACCTTCCGTGCGAAGCTATAAATAAAAAAGAATGAAAATACACTTAAAAATATGGCGACAAAAGGATAGCCACAGTAAGGGAGAAATTAAAGAATATACTTTGGATGATGTTCACCAAGAAATGTCTTTTTTGGAGATGCTAGACACCCTGAATATAAAATTGGTTAAAAAAGGGGAGCGTCCCGTAGAGTTTGACCATGATTGTAGAGAAGGTATTTGTGGCCAATGCGGAGTCATGATAAACGGTATAGCCCACGGTCCTTTAAAAAACACCACTACCTGCCAGCTTCATATGCGTTCTTTTAAAGATGGAGATACCATATATGTAGAACCTTTTAAGGCAACCGCTTTTCCCGTAGTCAGAGACTTGAAAATCAATCGTTCTTCATTGGACCATATTATCACCTCGGGAGGTTATGTTTCCGTAGATACCGGTCAAGCTCCGGAGGCCAATACCATACCAATTGCCAACGAAATTGCAGAAGCTGCTTTTGACTCTGCTGCATGTATTGGTTGTGGCGCTTGTGTGGCAAGTTGTAAAAACTCTAGTGCAGCATTGTTTACTAGTGCTAAGATTACCCAATTGGAACTCTTGCCACAAGGTCAAAAAGAAACTAGGAAAAGGGTAGTGGCTATGGTAAATCAGATGGAGGAAGAAAGTTTTGGACATTGCACAAATACGGAGGCTTGCCAGGTAGAGTGTCCTGAAGATATTTCGGTACTGAATATCGCTCGGATGAATTACGAGTATAACAAGTCCAAAATACTAAACTAAAATTTTGAAAATCAGCGGTTCTATTTCAGGAAAAGCTATCAATAATTTTCTAGCAACTTTAAATGTATTTTATTTTGACTCGATAATCGGGATTAAACGCTCTGACGTAGTTTACTTTATCATTTAATTACACCGCTAACAAACCAAATTTCTTTAAATGGTTTATTGGTTTAGAGAACCAAAAAAGTTCAAAATTCTCAAAGTCTTTTTCAAAATTCGTTTTTAAGCTTTTAAAAGAAGGTAAAACATCTGCCGAGGGCATAAGATTAGGAAGCTGATTTAAAAACCACGTTCCCTCTTCTAACTCTAGGGTAATGGCAATAGTTTCTTGTTTATCGTAAAACGTAAGGCTTAGCATCTCCCAAGATTTTCCTCGTTTTGTTTTTGTAATGACTTTGGAATTAGGTTCGCCACCTATCCAAACAATTTTAGCGTTAGGCTTAACCTTAAATTCAACAGGGGTATTTAATGAATCTTCAATAAAATAAGGTTCAATTTGAGTTTGGGGAATGGTAAAATCAAACCAATCTTGTATAGGCATATCAAAGCCAATACCGTGCATAAAATTAAAAAGTGATTTTTTCAGCCCAAAACTAAATATACCATGGTCAATACCGGTACTATCTTTAAACTGAACATCGTTGTTTGCAAAAGTAATATCTTCATAAGTAGGTACAATACCATAATCATGGGGAGCTAACCCTATTGGGCTATGCGCAGTTAACGCAAATTGATGCCAAAAACCAGATTGAATGATACCCAACTGAAACAACTGCCTGACCATTTCTAAGCTATCTACCGTTTCTTGAATGGTCTGAGTAGGATAGCCATACATTAGGTAACTATGCACCATAATATTAGCGCTGGTAAAATTGCGTGTAACCTGCGCTACTTGTTCTACAGTAACCCCTTTATCTATCAATTTCAATAACCGATCAGAGGCTACTTCTAAACCTCCCGAAATTGCAATACAACCAGATGCTTTTAAGAGCAAACACAGGTCTTGGGTGAAATTTTTCTCAAACCTAATATTCGCCCACCAGGTAACACAAAGATTTCTTTTTAAAATCTCTAAAGCCAAAGCTTTCATTAAAGATGGCGGTGCTGCTTCATCTACAAAATGAAAACCGTTTTCTTTAGTTTGCGCAATAACTTCCTCCATCCGGTCTACCAAAATACGCGCTGCAACAGGCTCATAAATCTTGATGTAATCTAAAGAAATATCACAGAAAGTACATTTTCCCCAATAACAGCCGTGTGCCATGGTTAATTTGTTCCAACGGCCATCGCTCCAAAGGCTATGCATAGGGTTTGCTACCTCTATTACGGAAATATAGGTGTCTAACAGTAGGTCTGAGTAATCTGGTGTGCCAACTTCGCTATGTTTATAATCCGGTTTGGTGCTATTGTTTTTGTACACAACCACACCGTTTTCTAGTAAAAAGGTGCGTTTTAGCTCCGTTTTTGAGTTATTTATGCAATAATTCGTCAATAATTCAACAGGTAACTCTCCGTCGTCCAAACTAATAAAGTCAAAAAAACTAAAAACCCGCGCATCTGAAATAGACCGTAATTCGGTATTAGGAAAGCCACCGCCCATGGCAATTTTTATGGAAGGGAAATTGTTTTTTATGTATTCTGCACATCTAAAAGCACTAAATAAATTACCAGGAAAAGGAACCGAAAAACATACCAATTTTGGCTTTACTTTGGTTAAATGCTCATGCAAAGTAGAAATCGTAAGTGTATCTATATAAGATAGATCATCTTGCAATGCTTCATACAACTCATCAAAAGAGTTTGCACTACGCCCTAATCGCTCTGCATAGCGGCTAAAGCCAAAATTAGGGTCGATACATTCTACTAAAAAATCGGATAAATCTTCTAAATACAAGGTAGCCAAATGTTTAGCTTTGTCCTGCATACCCATAGTACCAAAGGCCCAATCTAAATCGTCTAACTGATTAAAACGAGAAGCTTCCGGTAAAAATCCATCGGTACAAATCTGCCTTGCTAAAGTTTCGTTTTTACCTTGTAAAAATGAAATTACCGCGTCTATAGAATTTAAATACGCATGGCGCAACCCGTAAATTCGCTCACAATTTTCTGATACAATAGTTTTGTTTTCAAAAGCACTATCAAATAAAAACTGTAATTCTTTTCTAGTAAAAAGCGTATTAATGACCTCAATACCAAGGTCTAACTGAAAACTAGAAATCCCTTTCGTATTTAAAAAACCTTTAAGATATGCCGTTGCAGGGTACGGCGTGTTTAGTTGTGTAAAAGGTGGAGTAATAAGTAAAAGGTCTTTCAAAATAGGGACATATTATAACGCCAGAGCAATGTTTAGTAAGGAGGTTGGCCTATAATTTAGCGCCGCTTCTTTTTAGACCTGTGGCTGCTTTTTTGACGTGAATGACTGGAAGGAATGGCATCATCAAACGTATTTTTAACGGCTACAGGTTTAACGCTTTTCCAAGTCTTATTTTCTTTTTCAGGAACTAAAACATCTACTAAATCTTTTCTGCCCAACTTATTTAAAGTATTTCTAATCCAATCTTTATTACTTTTTTTATACCAAAAGAAGAAACGGTGTTGTTCATCCTTCTCTTTTTTGGATTTTGGGGTTTTAGTAGGTTTTAAAGTATAAGGATGATAACCACTATAATAAATAACCGTTGCAACCGTCATAGGAGTAGGAGTGAAGCCTTGTACTTGCTCTAACTGAAAGCCCATATCCTTAGTTTCCGCAGCTAGGTTTGCCATATCTTCTACTTCACAAGCCGGATGGTTTGATATAAAGTAAGGAATAAGCTGAAGTTTTAAGTTCTTCTTAATATTGATTTTGTCAAAACGCTCTTTAAACTTATGAAAATATTGAAAGGAAGGTTTGCGCATCAACTTTAAAACTGGGTCAGACGTGTGTTCTGGTGCGACTTTTAAACGTCCAGAAATATGTTTTGTCATCACCTCTTCCGTATAATCATCTAATTCTTGTGGGTCTGCATTTTTATTAAATTCAGGAACCAACATATCATGACGAATACCACTTCCAATAAATGATTTTTTTATTTTAGGGTGCTTATCTACAGCCTGGTATAATTCGGTTAGCGGTTTATGAGAAGTGTCTAAATTGCTACATATTACAGGTGAAATACATGAAGGAGCAACACATTTATCGCAAATGGATTGTACTTTCCCTTTCATTTGATACATATTAGCAGAAGGACCTCCAATATCTGATAGGTAGCCTTTAAAATCAGGCATATTAGCGACCTTGTCTACTTCTCTTAATACAGATTCTTTACTTCTACTAGCTATAAATTTTCCTTGATGTGCAGAAATTGTACAAAAACTACAACCTCCAAAACAACCCCGGTGAATGTTAATAGAAGTTTTGATCATTTCAAACGCGGGAATTGGCCCACGCTTATTATATTTTGGATGTGGCAATCGTGTGTAGGGCAAATCAAAAGAAGCATCAATTTCTTTTTCGGTCATTGTTGGGTATGGTGGATTGATGACCAACGTTCTGTCTTTTACCCCTTGAAAAATTCGTCTTGCTTTAAGTTTATTAGATTCTTGCTCTATAATTTTAAAATTAGAGGCAAACTTTTTCTTATCCTTTAAACAGACTTCATGCGATACAATTTCTACATCTTCCCAATTTTTATTTTTAGGAATGGACTCATCTTTATGTACTAAAAAAGCAGTTTGTTTTATGGTTCTTAAGCTAGAAAAAGGCACTCCTTTTTGCAATAGCTTAACCACTTCTCGTAAGGGTTGTTCACCCATACCATAAACCAACATATCTGCTTTGGAAGTTTCTAGTATACTTGGCATTAGCTTATCGCTCCAATAATCATAGTGAGTAACCCGCCGCAGCGAAGCTTCAATTCCCCCTATTAAAACAGGAACATCAGGAAACTTATCTTTTAAAATACTAGAATAAACAGATGTAGCATAATCAGGTCTAAATCCTTTATCACCATTTGGTGTATAGGCATCTTTATCTCTACGTTTTTTACTTGCTGTATAATTGCTTACCATAGGATCCATACAACCACCAGTAACGCCAAAAAACAATTTTGGTGTTCCTAACTTTGTAAAATCCTGCAAATCATCGGTCACACTTGGTTGCGGAACAATAGCCACTTTTAAGCCATAACTTTCTAAAATACGACCAATTACAGCTGGCCCAAATGACGGGTGGTCTACATAAGCGTCTCCGCTAAATAGAATAACATCTAATTCCTCCCAACCCCGAATTTTAACTTCTTTGTTCGTAGTTGGTAGCCAATCTGTAAGTTTGTTGGTTTGCATATGGTTGCAAAGATACGTTAAATTGGGTTTTGCAAGGCTAGGCTTAAATCTACTAGAGCAAATTTACTCAGTAGTTCAATAAAAGTTTTTGAAATATTAAAAAACGGAAGATTTTGATCTTTAGGTCATTTCCCTGAACATTTAGTATAAGAATAGTAGCCGATTGCGCGGTGCTTTCCTGTCAAGTTGCAAGAAAATTGAAGCGGGCTAAGCTATTTTATTTTATCATACCCCCAGTTATTATTTTTATACACTGTTGTGTATATGTTCTTTTATGATATTAATTTGTTATTTCAAGTATAGCACTTGCTAAAATATTATTTGAAGCTGCACCTACTAGTATTTCAAACTGACCTGGTTCTATTTTCCAATCTTCAGTTTCTGCGTCCCAAAACGCAAAATCTCTATCTTTTAATGTAAAATAAACGGTCTGTTTTTCTCCAGCAGCTAATGAAACCTTATGAAAATCTTTTAGCTCTTTTAAAGGTCGTTTAACCGATGACTCAACATCACGTACATATATCTGAACAATTTCTTTACCATCAACAGCACCTGTGTTTTCAATATCTATTTTTAAGTTGATTTTTTCGCCCGCTCTTATGGACTCGTTTTCTAATAGTAAGTTACTATATTCATATTCCGTGTACGATAAGCCAAAGCCAAAAGCATAAAGCGGCTCAATACCCTTATTTTCATACCAACGATAACCAACAAATACACCTTCGTCATACTTCACATCGATTATTGGGTCTATAATTCTGTGGTCTTCATCCCAACCTGTATACAGTTCTTTGCCTTTTGGTATATAACCATATCCTGGTGAATCTTCAAATTTTTTCTCAATGGTAATAGGTAATTTAGCAGATGGATTAGTAATACCAGCTACTATTTCAGTAAAACCTTTAAATCCAATTTGCCCTGGATACCAGCTATAAATTAATCCAGCAATATCATCATTCCATGCACTCATATTCATACCACTACCTGAGCTAACCGATACGACAGTGTTCTTATTTAATGCAGTAATACGCTTAATTTCATTATTAATATTTTCTGACAAATCAAATGATTTGTCCCATCCTTCAGAATCAAATGTTCCAGTACTATAAATCACATGACTGGCAGTTTTAATGTCTTCGTCAGTTGGATTTTCAATATAGGTCACTTTTTCACCATAAATCTCTTTAAGCGCTGTTAGCATTGTGACATGGTCATACCCAACAACCTCTGCAGCGCCACCTCCATGGGGTATTTTATCTGAATATTCGCCAGTGAGTAAAATCGAGATTTCACCTGTCTTAACAATAGGTAATATATTGTCATTCTTAAGCAGTACAATACTTTCTCTTCCGGTCTGCAAGGCGACTTCTATATGTTGGTCGAAGTTGTCAAAATAAGAAGCATCTTTTATTGGTCGCTCCAGTAGTCCCATTGCAATTTCTGTGGTAAGAATGTTGGTAACCATCCTGTCAATATCTTCTTCTTTTACTTTCCCTTCTTCAAGAAGCGATTTTGCTGAAGAACGTAAAAAGAATTCATCTTTCTTCATATAATCAGGGTATTCAGCTCTTGGTTCTCCTGGCATATCAAGATCAAGTCCCGATTTTATTACTTTTTCGGCATCATATACAGACCACCAATCACTCATAACCAGCCATTTAAATCCTAAATCTTCGCGTAAAATCCCCGTGATTACTTCCTTGCTTTGTCCGGCATACTCTCCATTTACTAAATTATAAGAAGTCATAACACCCATAACGCCTGCATCCACACCAGCTTCGAACGCTGGTAAATAAATTTCGTGTAATGTCCTTTTATCTACTACTGAATTTGATGTTCTTCTTTTGTAGTCCGTATTATTGGCCACAAAGTGTTTTAAAGTAGCCATAGTGCCCGTTCCTTGCATTCCAACCACATAATTCTCTATCATTCGAGCGGCTAGGTATGGATCTTCTCCAAAGTACTCAAAGTTTCTGCCATTTTGTGATACACGGTAGATGTTCATTCCGGGTCCTAATAACACTGCAATTTCACCAGCTCTACACTCTTCACCAATAGATTTTGCATAATTACTTGCCAACTCGGTATTCCATGTACTTGCTAAGGCTATTGGACTTGGAAAAGCAACCGATTTTTCAAGCTGATCATCAAGATGACGTCTAATGTTTACTCCCTGAGTAGCATCTGAGAGATACATTGCAGGTACATTAAATTTTTCAAACCCTTTTGTAAAAAATACATTGTGACCACCTATCAAAGAAATCTTCTCATCAATAGTCATCTGATTAAGAATTTCTACTGCTTGTTTTTTTGCATCGTTATAAGCAATAGGAGGTTGAAAAGGTTGAAATATGGTATTTGTTTTATATTCTTGGACATTAGGTTCGCTACAGGCACCAATAAGAGTAAATACTACAAGGAATGGAATTAATCTTTTCATGAGCTAAAATTAAAGAAAGGTCAATAATTAATAATTTAGAGTTATTTGCTCGGTTTTTTTGCATGATACACAACGTTCAGGCTATGCGTAGTATGGGTGCTGGTTTATAATTCCCATTGCGCCACCACTCGTAGCCAAATCTTTTTGTTTTGTTTTAATTTTTCCTGTCCGAAGCAAAATTCCAAAGATTTTGCGACCTCATAAAAATACGCAAACCCAGTGAATAATCACCTTAGCCCACATTACGTATAGGTCTTGTTAGCATTAGTGATTTTCGTTCAGCTTGGCACGTTTTGCTTGCGTTTTGCCTGGTTGTATTCACAAACTAGCTAAGAAGTCCATCTGCGCAATAGTTGCGTTTGAGTAGTGTCCATTTGCATAAACTAGCTAAGAAGTCCATCAGCGTAACAGTTGCGTTTGAGTCAGGTCCATTTGCATAAACTTGCTCAGGTTCCAATTATTTGCCAATCGAATTTGTTGTGTTTTTAAGAAACCAATTTTTTCCCTTTTATCACCCACAAAATAGGTCCTATAATTCCAATCATAGCGATAAGTATCCATTTTACTTTAGAACCTTTAAAATCTTTAGTTAGAATTAAATATACAGCATTAAAACTGGTATAAACTGACCAAAAACTTAAGATTAGAAAGGCAATTATTAATATGGGTTTAATTATTTCCATCATTAATGCTAACGGTTTAGCTAAGCGTAGTGCGGTAGTAAGGAAACTTTTCGTTTCCGTCTTAGCACGAAGCTAAAGCTTTTTGTTTAGTTTTAATTTTCTTGTCCAAAGCTAAATCCCAAAGATTTAGCGACTTTATAAATATACACAAACCTTTGGATTTAAAACCTTAGCCCACATTACGTTTAGGTTGTGTTGTGTGTAGTGCTTTTCACGTACTGAAATATCCATTCTCGTAAATACGTTTAAAAAGTCCATCAGTATTTTCCGCTAGTCTTATTATCGCGTCGTAGTCAAAAATGTATGGAATTAGAATATAAACCGGTTTTTCGTTCCTAAAATCAATCCCGATGGCTTCTCCAGCTCCATTATTACCAATAAGAAATATTTTAGAGTCAAATTGTTGAATCCCACATTCAGCATTTACGTTTTCTAGCTCTTCTGCCTTATGTAAAACCACGTATTCCTCTCCAATAAAACCTTCTCCACCATTAAATTTTTGAAATAATTCTACGTAATCTTTTGGCAAGTCCATTCGCAAACC includes:
- a CDS encoding beta-glucosidase family protein, with the translated sequence MKRLIPFLVVFTLIGACSEPNVQEYKTNTIFQPFQPPIAYNDAKKQAVEILNQMTIDEKISLIGGHNVFFTKGFEKFNVPAMYLSDATQGVNIRRHLDDQLEKSVAFPSPIALASTWNTELASNYAKSIGEECRAGEIAVLLGPGMNIYRVSQNGRNFEYFGEDPYLAARMIENYVVGMQGTGTMATLKHFVANNTDYKRRTSNSVVDKRTLHEIYLPAFEAGVDAGVMGVMTSYNLVNGEYAGQSKEVITGILREDLGFKWLVMSDWWSVYDAEKVIKSGLDLDMPGEPRAEYPDYMKKDEFFLRSSAKSLLEEGKVKEEDIDRMVTNILTTEIAMGLLERPIKDASYFDNFDQHIEVALQTGRESIVLLKNDNILPIVKTGEISILLTGEYSDKIPHGGGAAEVVGYDHVTMLTALKEIYGEKVTYIENPTDEDIKTASHVIYSTGTFDSEGWDKSFDLSENINNEIKRITALNKNTVVSVSSGSGMNMSAWNDDIAGLIYSWYPGQIGFKGFTEIVAGITNPSAKLPITIEKKFEDSPGYGYIPKGKELYTGWDEDHRIIDPIIDVKYDEGVFVGYRWYENKGIEPLYAFGFGLSYTEYEYSNLLLENESIRAGEKINLKIDIENTGAVDGKEIVQIYVRDVESSVKRPLKELKDFHKVSLAAGEKQTVYFTLKDRDFAFWDAETEDWKIEPGQFEILVGAASNNILASAILEITN
- a CDS encoding SMI1/KNR4 family protein, whose translation is MEICLKEFNGNTGLEKATLDSLGLRMDLPKDYVELFQKFNGGEGFIGEEYVVLHKAEELENVNAECGIQQFDSKIFLIGNNGAGEAIGIDFRNEKPVYILIPYIFDYDAIIRLAENTDGLFKRIYENGYFST